The sequence GCGCGTGAATCCAGCGGGGCCTCCTCCGTCAGAAGGTTCAGAACGCAGCACAACGCGGCTCACGGAGGCAGGTCATGAAGGCAATGCTCAAGAAGATGGTGGTGGCTGTGGCGCTCGTCGCGAGCACCCCGGTGATGGCGGCGGACTTCCACGCCGCCAGCCCTCTCGTGAGCCGCCAGGACCAGCGCCGCATGGAGCGCGAGCGTCAGGAGCGCGAGCGGCAGGCCCGGCTGGAGCGCGAGCGGCAGGAGCGGATGCGCCAGGAGCGCGAGCGTCAGGCCCGGCTGGAGCGCGAGCGTCAGGAGCGGGAGCGCCGGGAACGCGAGCGGCTGGCGAAGCTGGAGCGTGAGCGCCAGGAGCGTGAGCGTCTGGCCCGCATGGAGCGCGAGCGACAGGAACGGGCACGCCTGGCGCGGCTGGAGCGCGAGCGGCTGGCGCGGCGGGACCGGGGCTCGACGTACAACGGTGGCTGGCTGAACTAGGCAGCGTCACAGCCTGAATGCAGCACGGAGGCCCGGGGGCGGAAGCATCCACCCTCGGGCTTCTGCGCGTCTGGAGGTCAGTGGGGTGTGGACTCCGCGGACAGCATGCGGGTGCCGGCATCGCCTGTTGCTTCCGGTCTGGCTTTCTCCGGTGTGAACTCCAGCGTCTCCACGAAGATGCTCCCCGGCAGCCGCAGGTCCATGGCGGTGATGCGCTCGCGGTCGCGCAGTTCATAGAGCTGCTGCGCCACCCAGCCCGAGGGCACGGGCTCATCCGAGAAGAAGACGTAGACGCGCACCTTCCCCTCCTGCAGGGGGACGCGGAAGCTGGTGTTTGCGATGGGCTGGTTCGCGTCGCAGCGGATGGAGCGCTTCTCCCGCGTGAGCGTGAGCTGCCGGATGACGCCCTTCTCGGACGTCGTGAAGAGCAGGCAGTAGGGCAGCTGTCCCTCCATGGGGATGATCTCCATGGTCGCGGGGCCCGTCCGCTTCACCAGCGCTCGCTTCGCCTTCACGGGCGGCGGCGCGGTGTCGCAGCCCACGCCGCCCGCACCCAGCGCCATCATCATCAGCAAGCCCGTCCAGCGCGTCATGTGTTCCTTCCCGGGCAGGTGGACTGGCCGGCATCGCGAGTCTACCCCGACGCAACCCGGCTCGATTTCAGAGTGCTTCCGCGGGAAGCATCCACCCTCGGGCTTCTTCGCGTCGGGCGGTCAGTTCGCCAGGGGCTGCACGGACAGCGTGTTGGTGCCCGCGTCCGAAGCCGTGCCGCCATCGGACGTCACCACGCCGCCCGCGCCCACGACGACGCCCGTCGCTTCCGGCTCGCCCGTCTCCGGCGTGAACTCCAGCGTCTCCACGAAGATGCGCCCTGGCAGCCGCAGGTCCATGGCGGTGACGCGCTCGCGGTCGCGCAGGTCGTAGAGCTGCTGCGCCACGGAGCCCGCCGGCACGCGCTCGTCGGAGAAGAAGATGTAGACGCGCACCTTCCCCTCCTGCACCGGCACGCGGAAGCTCGTGTTGGCGACGGGGCGGCCCGGGTCGCAGCGGATGGAGCGGTTCTCCCGCGTGAGCGTGAGCTGCCGGATGACGCCCTTCTCCGACATCGTGAAGAGCATGCAGTAGGGGAGCTGTCCCTCCACCGGGATGATCTCCATCGTCGCGGGGCCCGTCCGCTTCACCTGGGCGCGCGTCACCTTCGCGGGCGGCTTCTGGTCGTCGCAGCCCATGAACCCCGCACCCAGCGCCATCACCGTCAGCAAGCCCGTCCAGCGCGTCATGTGTGTCCTCCCCCGGCAGGTGGATTGGCCGACACCGTAAGCCTACCCCGGCGCCATGCCTTTCAGTCCTGTCCGGTCTTCAAGCATGCCTCCGCGCCCGCCGAGTGCTCGGTCGTGCACATGGCCTGTTGCGTCATCCTGGACCGGGACTACTCCGGGCGCTGGTAGACGATGACCTGCGGCGTTTCGTCCAGGTACAGCCCGGTGACGGGCGTGCGCGTGCCGAAGGCCTGCCACGTGAGGAACTCGTGCTCGCGGAACTCCTGGTGGTACTGGTACGCGACGATGTCCGCGTCGAACGGGCTGTTCACCGCCCGCACGTCCTCGCGCAGCATCCCGTTGCGCTGGTAGTCGCGGAACGAGAAGCCGTTCACCTCGTGCAGGTAGATGCGCGCACCCGGCTTCGCGTGTTCGTTGATCCACGGGAGCACGCCGGTGACGTGGCTGGACCAGAACTGGCGCTGCATGCCCAGCGTCGCCGCGCCCGGCAGCCCCCCCGCCAGCTCCGAGTACGCGGCCGTGCCGTAGGGGAACACGCGCACCAGCCCCAGCAGCGCGGGCACCAGCAGCAGCGCGAACACCGGCACTGTCACCTCGAGCGGTGACACCGACGGCCGCCGCGCCTTCAGCAGCTCCCACAGCGCGAAGCACCCGC is a genomic window of Corallococcus macrosporus containing:
- a CDS encoding ATP-dependent DNA helicase; amino-acid sequence: MKAMLKKMVVAVALVASTPVMAADFHAASPLVSRQDQRRMERERQERERQARLERERQERMRQERERQARLERERQERERRERERLAKLERERQERERLARMERERQERARLARLERERLARRDRGSTYNGGWLN